A portion of the Betta splendens chromosome 2, fBetSpl5.4, whole genome shotgun sequence genome contains these proteins:
- the LOC129603849 gene encoding uncharacterized protein LOC129603849: MGKKETAPNKRSRPSDSPESPGASSADKNITDILESIEKKISSFDARLALVELLHKEFMALRDSLEFSQQQVISLATENEALKGTVQSLTEDVAQLAAENKKIKEGIIDLQARSMRDNLVFSGIPEQAEENTETTIKNFIKQQMKIPAEVVDKMAFHRSHRLGGRRPDGQRPRPIVAKFHDFKAKKLVKSRGRQLKGTDYSVNDQFPKEILDRRRRLFPISKRFMAEGCRAVISVDKLYVNGELYRDREATPWLY, encoded by the coding sequence atggggaaaaaggagacggctcccaacaagcgttcccgtccgtctgactcacctgagtcacctggagctagctcggcggataaaaacatcacggacatcctggagtcaatcgagaaaaaaatatcaagcttcgacgcacgtctggcgctagtggaacttctccacaaagagttcatggccctccgcgactcactggaatttagccagcagcaggtgatttctctcgccaccgagaacgaggccctgaaaggaacggtgcagtccctgacggaggatgtggctcagctagcggccgaaaataaaaaaataaaagaaggtatcatcgatctgcaggcccgcagcatgagggacaacctggtgttctcggggattccagaacaggcggaggaaaacacggaaaccacaattaaaaacttcattaaacaacagatgaagattccagcggaagttgtcgacaagatggcgttccaccgttcgcatagactcggaggaagacgaccggatggccagcgtcctcgacccatcgttgccaagtttcatgactttaaggcgaagaaactggttaagagccggggcagacagctgaagggaaccgactacagcgtcaacgaccagttccccaaggagatcctcgaccgccgccgccgactgttccccatcagtaagaggttcatggcagaaggctgcagggctgtcatcagcgtcgacaaactgtacgtcaacggagagctctaccgggaccgggaagcaactccgtggctgtactag
- the LOC114851039 gene encoding interferon-induced very large GTPase 1-like isoform X1, which yields MSESVSTMDSSDDEGEFQDASDKFFSEEKGFPETSQVHQAICPTQIEIIHISMDSMTLQWDPAAGQVQSYIVTCSSKGKTVHQLETDMNSLTIRSLIPGVCYLVQVSTQLENGRRSKPAVTSASTKTQLQWLLEDLGLTSHYKEKLTLSTVLQVDERTITDESAKSNIDIPLSFVKKIMMVNVTARTVRGISVSKVDSNVKSGNANLDLKDLIDSSFSGETLNPLDIITALFLCSDGFVQQELTLKMSMCQFSVPLLLPNCDTQQCTLMLWAMRDIVKKYRPQSLSESKGFKEDRIVVSELPMISFVRLGECSLSKSEILNKLLSSSQQYHDTFVHHNMECGDSPRKISNGLVEISWYLPCGNKNMDIFSEPVAVANLRGDAASFETQYSFLCQTSAAVFVFFDSFSAGCSLLTNQQNKAKVFLVADQKSKTFSLDDLQKVATKLKLTNSNIILKTKHMNDADFIKRLRETVKDLLVQSKMKMKIEQMADIAHELGIMVDEDCPECQTAKRNADAITAEIQDILQYKEAQLPLQGQIWKELTMLEKEEFRLTKVGSENIENYKSKLQKQKKKIRKKQSSHDVSDAMTCFINAISSPGLERCYFLKWMRMNLDNLSRNKLSDLRELYKQKCESSENKEEIKDIDKQLSSSSLGTEHFFREMGQIYEASFSLPETNPSRQQLQHLPKLCAQLLLDGFPVELVDGDASNIPLRWVSDVLSQLNEMVSPKNKVLIVTVLGVQSTGKSTLLNTMFGVQFAVSSGRCTRGAFMLLIRISEDVKTVLNCDFMVIIDTEGLKSPELAQLDNSYEHDNELATLVVGLSDITIVNIAMENSTDMKDILQIVVHAFLRMKEVGKKPKCQFVHQNVSDVSAHEKNLRDRKLLLQQLNEMTQAAARMEKKEKNKSFTDVMEYDPDTGNWYIPGLWNGNPPMAPVNAGYSEAVYDLKKNVIKLLGNHQSSGNNIMEFTEWMRSLWNAVKHENFIFSFRNSLVADAYMKLCTEFNKWEWEFKKDMYTWVTQAETSISNFGTIAAKYEISDIKELLTWLKTEASTKLTDWEERLLDNLTQYFKQTEGHVYLVEGYREEFSNSAKSLRREIENSVFNQLTAAAEIKQGMREVDKIKKNHTKEIEKAVSSLIDECRKKNVQMADEELDKEFDKMWEQTMSKLTFSTISPINVFTSAAHCLRINLSHKGSYACELLSQSRLEKYGIEPFKVTVEGRLNRFLHKMSKFINYEDHVMLLQKMADSIIDACKEAVMEKMSKRTNYHETDIQEILHLIDGQLQNNQDVDTDITFEVFLKQHICGFAARNFQKMHKEFLHMNDPHTCLNQNKFKFCADFKDLFHERDQCQKKAEEFTNQCLKPAVEDFVKRSLGPDIIGEMMTMQQFSTRMFFQFSVLQDLLEKNQFKSYCSYISSYENYVKNWILNQIVTRFSDGPKMSEFEDQCLQSAINSINAAINKAKTGKNIDFKTFVEDVCRELGDKLVISQNALGAFMILNNADKDQFAHWLTENVKDMGQTLRDDFSTLDIKMKLKRLHVKPQNELFTKLIGCGKQCPFCSSPCEAGATQHTEHFASLHRPQGLGRCRWTRTNKLVTDICSSLVVSDCQFLCDATNNRYCPYKRYKEIFPDWKIPPDESLEASEYWKFVIARFNKDFAKEYKTDPADIPCTWYNITPKQAEDSLKVSFNVK from the exons ATGAGTGAGAGTGTTTCAACGATGGATAGTTCTGATGATGAAGGG GAATTCCAAGATGCATCAGATAAATTCTTCAGTGAGGAAAAAGGCTTTCCTGAAACATCACAAGTTCATC AAGCCATCTGCCCAACGCAGATAGAAATCATTCACATCAGCATGGACTCCATGACTCTGCAGTGGGACCCTGCTGCTGGTCAAGTGCAGAGCTACATTGTAACATGTAGCAGCAAGGGAAAAACAGTTCACCAGCTGGAAACTGACATGAACAGCTTGACTATTAGAAGCCTGATCCCAGGGGTGTGTTACCTTGTTCAGGTTTCTACACAACTCGAAAATGGAAGAAGAAGCAAACCTGCAGTTACGTCTGCCAGCACAA agacacaactccagTGGTTATTGGAGGATCTGGGGCTGACATCACACTACAAGGAAAAACTAACGCTAAGCACAGTACTTCAGGTTGATGAAAGGACCATCACTGATGAATCTGCCAAGAGTAATATAGATATTCCATTGTCTTTTGTGAAAAAAATAATGATGGTTAATGTGACAGCTAGAACTGTAAGAGGAATATCAGTAAGTAAAGTAGACTCTAATGTTAAATCAGGAAACGCAAATTTAGATTTGAAAGATCTTATTGACAGTTCATTCTCTGGTGAAACACTGAACCCTCTTGACATCAtcactgctctgtttctgtgttctgatggttttgtgcagcaggaactgACACTGAAAATGTCCATGTGTCAGTTCTCGgtgcctctgcttcttcctaactgtgacacacagcagTGCACACTCATGCTATGGGCCATGAGAGACATTGTTAAAAAGTACAGACCTCAGTCACTTTCAGAGTCAAAGGGCTTTAAGGAGGACAGAATAGTCGTCTCTGAGCTTCCAATGATATCTTTTGTTAGACTGGGTGAGTGCTCCTTGTCCAAGTCAGAGATCCTCAACAAGCTACTGAGCAGTTCTCAGCAGTACCATGACACCTTTGTTCACCACAACATGGAGTGTGGAGACAGTCCAAGAAAAATCTCCAATGGTCTGGTTGAAATATCCTGGTACCTCCCATGTGGAAACAAGAACATGGACATCTTCAGTGAGCCAGTGGCTGTGGCCAACCTCCGTGGAGACGCCGCTTCATTTGAAACTCAATATTCATTTTTGTgtcaaacatctgcagctgtttttgttttctttgacagtTTCAGTGCTGGATGTAGTTTACTGACCAACCAGCAAAACAAGGCAAAGGTCTTCTTGGTGGCTGACCAGAAGAGTAAAACCTTCAGTCTGGACGATTTACAAAAAGTTGCAACCAAGCTAAAATTGACTAAcagcaatattatattaaaGACAAAACACATGAATGATGCCGATTTCATCAAACGTTTGAGGGAAACAGTCAAAGATTTACTTGTTCAGtcaaagatgaagatgaaaataGAGCAGATGGCTGATATTGCTCATGAACTGGGGATCATGGTTGATGAAGACTGTCCAGAGTGTCAGACAGCCAAGAGAAATGCAGACGCCATCACTGCAGAAATACAAGACATCCTTCAATACAAAGAAGCTCAACTTCCACTACAAGGTCAAATATGGAAAGAACTGACGATGTTGGAGAAGGAGGAGTTTAGACTTACAAAAGTTGGTTCTGAAAATATAGAAAATTACAAAAGTAaacttcaaaaacaaaaaaaaaaaattagaaaaaagCAAAGCTCTCATGATGTGTCAGATGCAATGACATGTTTCATCAACGCAATATCAAGTCCAGGACTAGAGAGATGTTATTTCCTGAAATGGATGCGGATGAACCTTGATAATCTGTCTAGAAACAAACTGTCTGACCTCAGGGAGCTGTacaaacagaaatgtgaaaGTTCTGAGAACAAAGAGGAAATTAAAGACATTGACAAACAACTGTCCAGCAGCTCACTGGGAACTGAACACTTCTTCCGTGAGATGGGTCAAATCTATGAAGCTTCATTTTCTCTTCCAGAAACAAACCCATCACGTCAACAGCTCCAGCATCTGCCCAAACtctgtgcacagctgctgcttgatgGATTTCCTGTTGAGCTTGTAGATGGAGATGCATCCAACATACCTCTCAGATGGGTGAGTGATGTTCTGTCTCAGCTCAATGAGATGGTGTCTCCTAAGAACAAGGTTCTGATTGTCACGGTTCTTGGAGTTCAGAGCACAGGAAAGTCCACTCTGCTCAACACCATGTTTGGAGTTCAGTTTGCCGTCAGCAGCGGTCGATGCACTCGAGGTGCTTTCATGCTGCTCATCAGAATCAGTGAGGATGTTAAAACAGTCCTCAACTGTGACTTCATGGTGATCATTGACACTGAGGGCTTGAAGTCACCAGAACTTGCACAACTGGACAACAGCTATGAACATGACAACGAGCTGGCAACACTCGTTGTAGGTTTGAGTGACATCACTATTGTCAACATCGCTATGGAGAATTCAACAGATATGAAAGACATCCTGCAGATAGTAGTTCACGCTTTTCTCAGGATGAAAGAGGTCGGTAAAAAACCTAAATGCCAGTTTGTTCACCAGAatgtttcagatgtttcagCTCATGAGAAGAACTTAAGAGACAGGAAACTGTTGCTGCAACAGTTAAATGAAATGACCCAGGCAGCAGCCAGGatggaaaagaaagagaagaacaaGAGCTTCACTGATGTAATGGAGTATGATCCAGACACTGGGAACTGGTACATTCCTGGACTCTGGAATGGAAACCCACCAATGGCTCCAGTCAACGCAGGCTACAGCGAAGCTGTTTATGACCTCAAGAAAAATGTGATCAAATTACTGGGGAATCATCAGTCATCAGGTAACAATATCATGGAGTTTACAGAGTGGATGAGAAGCCTGTGGAATGCAGTTAAACATGAAAACTTCATCTTTAGCTTCAGAAACAGTCTAGTAGCTGATGcgtacatgaagctctgcacagAGTTCAACAAATGGGAATGGGAATTCAAAAAGGACATGTACACATGGGTCACACAAGCTGAAACAAGTATATCTAACTTTGGTACAATTGCTGCAAAATATGAGATTTCTGACATCAAGGAACTTCTCACTTGGTTGAAAACTGAAGCTTCCACTAAACTGACTGACTGGGAGGAAAGGCTTCTGGACAATCTGACACAGTACTTCAAGCAAACAGAGGGTCACGTCTATCTGGTTGAAGGATACAGAGAAGAATTCTCAAACAGTGCAAAAAGCCTTAGAAGAGAAATAGAGAACTCTGTGTTTAATCAGCTCACGGCAGCAGCAGAAATCAAACAGGGAATGAGAGAAGTTGACAAAATCAAGAAGAACCACACAAAAGAAATAGAAAAGGCAGTGAGTTCACTGATTGATGAATGTCGGAAGAAAAATGTCCAAATGGCAGATGAAGAACTGGACAAAGAGTTTGATAAGATGTGGGAACAAACAATGAGCAAATTGACATTTTCTACAATAAGCCCCATAAATGTTTTCACCAGTGCAGCACACTGCCTGAGAATAAACCTCTCACATAAGGGGAGTTATGCATGTGAACTGTTAAGTCAAAGTAGACTTGAGAAATATGGAATTGAGCCTTTCAAAGTAACAGTGGAAGGACGCTTGAATCGATTTTTACATAAAATGAGCAAGTTTATAAACTATGAAGATCATGTAATGCTGCTACAAAAAATGGCTGACAGCATCATAGACGCTTGTAAAGaggctgtaatggaaaaaatgtcAAAACGTACAAATTACCATGAAACTGACATCCAGGAGATTCTGCACCTGATTGATGGtcaactacaaaacaatcagGATGTTGACACAGACATCACATTTGAGGTTTTTCTAAAACAGCACATCTGTGGATTTGCAGCCAGAAACTTCCAGAAAATGCACAAAGAGTTTCTTCATATGAATGATCCTCACACATGTCTGAACCAAAACAAGTTCAAATTCTGTGCTGATTTCAAAGATCTGTTCCATGAACGAGACCAGTGTCAGAAGAAGGCAGAAGAATTCACCAACCAATGTTTGAAGCCTGCAGTTGAAGACTTTGTCAAACGTTCCCTGGGTCCTGATATCATTGGTGAAATGATGACGATGCAGCAGTTCAGTACACGGATGTTCTTCCAGTTTTCAGTTTTACAGGATTTACTTGAAAAGAATCAATTTAAGAGCTATTGCAGTTACATTTCTTCATATGAAAATTATGTCAAAAACTGGATATTAAACCAAATAGTGACTCGCTTCTCAGATGGTCCTAAGATGTCTGAGTTTGAGGATCAGTGTCTTCAGTCAGCTATAAATAGCATAAATGCTGCCATCAACAAGGCCAAAACAGGGAAGAATATTgactttaaaacatttgttgaAGACGTCTGTAGAGAACTAGGGGATAAACTGGTAATTTCCCAGAATGCTCTTGGTGCTTTTATGATCTTGAACAACGCTGACAAGGACCAGTTTGCTCACTGGCTCACAGAAAACGTGAAGGACATGGGACAAACTCTTAGAGATGATTTTTCAACATTAGACATTAAAATGAAACTCAAACGTCTCCATGTAAAACCTCAGAATGAGCTTTTCACCAAACTGATAGGATGTGGAAAACAGTGTCCTTTCTGCAGCTCACCCTGTGAGGCTGGAGCAACGCAACATACTGAGCATTTTGCTTCACTGCATCGACCACAAGGCTTGGGTCGATGCAGGTGGACCAGGACAAACAAACTTGTTACTGACATCTGCTCATCTTTAGTGGTCAGCGATTGCCAGTTTCTCTGTGATGCTACAAATAATAGATACTGTCCTTACAAGCGTTACAAAGAAATTTTTCCAGACTGGAAAATTCCCCCAGATGAAAGTCTTGAAGCATCAGAGTATTGGAAATTTGTGATCGCAAGATTCAACAAAGACTTTGCTAAAGAATATAAAACAGATCCTGCTGATATTCCCTGCACTTGGTACAACATTACACCTAAGCAGGCAGAGGACAGTCTGAAAGTGTCTTTTAATGTTAAATGA
- the LOC114851039 gene encoding up-regulator of cell proliferation-like isoform X2, which yields MMKGNSKMHQINSSVRKKAFLKHHKFIVSTQLENGRRSKPAVTSASTKTQLQWLLEDLGLTSHYKEKLTLSTVLQVDERTITDESAKSNIDIPLSFVKKIMMVNVTARTVRGISVSKVDSNVKSGNANLDLKDLIDSSFSGETLNPLDIITALFLCSDGFVQQELTLKMSMCQFSVPLLLPNCDTQQCTLMLWAMRDIVKKYRPQSLSESKGFKEDRIVVSELPMISFVRLGECSLSKSEILNKLLSSSQQYHDTFVHHNMECGDSPRKISNGLVEISWYLPCGNKNMDIFSEPVAVANLRGDAASFETQYSFLCQTSAAVFVFFDSFSAGCSLLTNQQNKAKVFLVADQKSKTFSLDDLQKVATKLKLTNSNIILKTKHMNDADFIKRLRETVKDLLVQSKMKMKIEQMADIAHELGIMVDEDCPECQTAKRNADAITAEIQDILQYKEAQLPLQGQIWKELTMLEKEEFRLTKVGSENIENYKSKLQKQKKKIRKKQSSHDVSDAMTCFINAISSPGLERCYFLKWMRMNLDNLSRNKLSDLRELYKQKCESSENKEEIKDIDKQLSSSSLGTEHFFREMGQIYEASFSLPETNPSRQQLQHLPKLCAQLLLDGFPVELVDGDASNIPLRWVSDVLSQLNEMVSPKNKVLIVTVLGVQSTGKSTLLNTMFGVQFAVSSGRCTRGAFMLLIRISEDVKTVLNCDFMVIIDTEGLKSPELAQLDNSYEHDNELATLVVGLSDITIVNIAMENSTDMKDILQIVVHAFLRMKEVGKKPKCQFVHQNVSDVSAHEKNLRDRKLLLQQLNEMTQAAARMEKKEKNKSFTDVMEYDPDTGNWYIPGLWNGNPPMAPVNAGYSEAVYDLKKNVIKLLGNHQSSGNNIMEFTEWMRSLWNAVKHENFIFSFRNSLVADAYMKLCTEFNKWEWEFKKDMYTWVTQAETSISNFGTIAAKYEISDIKELLTWLKTEASTKLTDWEERLLDNLTQYFKQTEGHVYLVEGYREEFSNSAKSLRREIENSVFNQLTAAAEIKQGMREVDKIKKNHTKEIEKAVSSLIDECRKKNVQMADEELDKEFDKMWEQTMSKLTFSTISPINVFTSAAHCLRINLSHKGSYACELLSQSRLEKYGIEPFKVTVEGRLNRFLHKMSKFINYEDHVMLLQKMADSIIDACKEAVMEKMSKRTNYHETDIQEILHLIDGQLQNNQDVDTDITFEVFLKQHICGFAARNFQKMHKEFLHMNDPHTCLNQNKFKFCADFKDLFHERDQCQKKAEEFTNQCLKPAVEDFVKRSLGPDIIGEMMTMQQFSTRMFFQFSVLQDLLEKNQFKSYCSYISSYENYVKNWILNQIVTRFSDGPKMSEFEDQCLQSAINSINAAINKAKTGKNIDFKTFVEDVCRELGDKLVISQNALGAFMILNNADKDQFAHWLTENVKDMGQTLRDDFSTLDIKMKLKRLHVKPQNELFTKLIGCGKQCPFCSSPCEAGATQHTEHFASLHRPQGLGRCRWTRTNKLVTDICSSLVVSDCQFLCDATNNRYCPYKRYKEIFPDWKIPPDESLEASEYWKFVIARFNKDFAKEYKTDPADIPCTWYNITPKQAEDSLKVSFNVK from the exons ATGATGAAGGG GAATTCCAAGATGCATCAGATAAATTCTTCAGTGAGGAAAAAGGCTTTCCTGAAACATCACAAGTTCATC GTTTCTACACAACTCGAAAATGGAAGAAGAAGCAAACCTGCAGTTACGTCTGCCAGCACAA agacacaactccagTGGTTATTGGAGGATCTGGGGCTGACATCACACTACAAGGAAAAACTAACGCTAAGCACAGTACTTCAGGTTGATGAAAGGACCATCACTGATGAATCTGCCAAGAGTAATATAGATATTCCATTGTCTTTTGTGAAAAAAATAATGATGGTTAATGTGACAGCTAGAACTGTAAGAGGAATATCAGTAAGTAAAGTAGACTCTAATGTTAAATCAGGAAACGCAAATTTAGATTTGAAAGATCTTATTGACAGTTCATTCTCTGGTGAAACACTGAACCCTCTTGACATCAtcactgctctgtttctgtgttctgatggttttgtgcagcaggaactgACACTGAAAATGTCCATGTGTCAGTTCTCGgtgcctctgcttcttcctaactgtgacacacagcagTGCACACTCATGCTATGGGCCATGAGAGACATTGTTAAAAAGTACAGACCTCAGTCACTTTCAGAGTCAAAGGGCTTTAAGGAGGACAGAATAGTCGTCTCTGAGCTTCCAATGATATCTTTTGTTAGACTGGGTGAGTGCTCCTTGTCCAAGTCAGAGATCCTCAACAAGCTACTGAGCAGTTCTCAGCAGTACCATGACACCTTTGTTCACCACAACATGGAGTGTGGAGACAGTCCAAGAAAAATCTCCAATGGTCTGGTTGAAATATCCTGGTACCTCCCATGTGGAAACAAGAACATGGACATCTTCAGTGAGCCAGTGGCTGTGGCCAACCTCCGTGGAGACGCCGCTTCATTTGAAACTCAATATTCATTTTTGTgtcaaacatctgcagctgtttttgttttctttgacagtTTCAGTGCTGGATGTAGTTTACTGACCAACCAGCAAAACAAGGCAAAGGTCTTCTTGGTGGCTGACCAGAAGAGTAAAACCTTCAGTCTGGACGATTTACAAAAAGTTGCAACCAAGCTAAAATTGACTAAcagcaatattatattaaaGACAAAACACATGAATGATGCCGATTTCATCAAACGTTTGAGGGAAACAGTCAAAGATTTACTTGTTCAGtcaaagatgaagatgaaaataGAGCAGATGGCTGATATTGCTCATGAACTGGGGATCATGGTTGATGAAGACTGTCCAGAGTGTCAGACAGCCAAGAGAAATGCAGACGCCATCACTGCAGAAATACAAGACATCCTTCAATACAAAGAAGCTCAACTTCCACTACAAGGTCAAATATGGAAAGAACTGACGATGTTGGAGAAGGAGGAGTTTAGACTTACAAAAGTTGGTTCTGAAAATATAGAAAATTACAAAAGTAaacttcaaaaacaaaaaaaaaaaattagaaaaaagCAAAGCTCTCATGATGTGTCAGATGCAATGACATGTTTCATCAACGCAATATCAAGTCCAGGACTAGAGAGATGTTATTTCCTGAAATGGATGCGGATGAACCTTGATAATCTGTCTAGAAACAAACTGTCTGACCTCAGGGAGCTGTacaaacagaaatgtgaaaGTTCTGAGAACAAAGAGGAAATTAAAGACATTGACAAACAACTGTCCAGCAGCTCACTGGGAACTGAACACTTCTTCCGTGAGATGGGTCAAATCTATGAAGCTTCATTTTCTCTTCCAGAAACAAACCCATCACGTCAACAGCTCCAGCATCTGCCCAAACtctgtgcacagctgctgcttgatgGATTTCCTGTTGAGCTTGTAGATGGAGATGCATCCAACATACCTCTCAGATGGGTGAGTGATGTTCTGTCTCAGCTCAATGAGATGGTGTCTCCTAAGAACAAGGTTCTGATTGTCACGGTTCTTGGAGTTCAGAGCACAGGAAAGTCCACTCTGCTCAACACCATGTTTGGAGTTCAGTTTGCCGTCAGCAGCGGTCGATGCACTCGAGGTGCTTTCATGCTGCTCATCAGAATCAGTGAGGATGTTAAAACAGTCCTCAACTGTGACTTCATGGTGATCATTGACACTGAGGGCTTGAAGTCACCAGAACTTGCACAACTGGACAACAGCTATGAACATGACAACGAGCTGGCAACACTCGTTGTAGGTTTGAGTGACATCACTATTGTCAACATCGCTATGGAGAATTCAACAGATATGAAAGACATCCTGCAGATAGTAGTTCACGCTTTTCTCAGGATGAAAGAGGTCGGTAAAAAACCTAAATGCCAGTTTGTTCACCAGAatgtttcagatgtttcagCTCATGAGAAGAACTTAAGAGACAGGAAACTGTTGCTGCAACAGTTAAATGAAATGACCCAGGCAGCAGCCAGGatggaaaagaaagagaagaacaaGAGCTTCACTGATGTAATGGAGTATGATCCAGACACTGGGAACTGGTACATTCCTGGACTCTGGAATGGAAACCCACCAATGGCTCCAGTCAACGCAGGCTACAGCGAAGCTGTTTATGACCTCAAGAAAAATGTGATCAAATTACTGGGGAATCATCAGTCATCAGGTAACAATATCATGGAGTTTACAGAGTGGATGAGAAGCCTGTGGAATGCAGTTAAACATGAAAACTTCATCTTTAGCTTCAGAAACAGTCTAGTAGCTGATGcgtacatgaagctctgcacagAGTTCAACAAATGGGAATGGGAATTCAAAAAGGACATGTACACATGGGTCACACAAGCTGAAACAAGTATATCTAACTTTGGTACAATTGCTGCAAAATATGAGATTTCTGACATCAAGGAACTTCTCACTTGGTTGAAAACTGAAGCTTCCACTAAACTGACTGACTGGGAGGAAAGGCTTCTGGACAATCTGACACAGTACTTCAAGCAAACAGAGGGTCACGTCTATCTGGTTGAAGGATACAGAGAAGAATTCTCAAACAGTGCAAAAAGCCTTAGAAGAGAAATAGAGAACTCTGTGTTTAATCAGCTCACGGCAGCAGCAGAAATCAAACAGGGAATGAGAGAAGTTGACAAAATCAAGAAGAACCACACAAAAGAAATAGAAAAGGCAGTGAGTTCACTGATTGATGAATGTCGGAAGAAAAATGTCCAAATGGCAGATGAAGAACTGGACAAAGAGTTTGATAAGATGTGGGAACAAACAATGAGCAAATTGACATTTTCTACAATAAGCCCCATAAATGTTTTCACCAGTGCAGCACACTGCCTGAGAATAAACCTCTCACATAAGGGGAGTTATGCATGTGAACTGTTAAGTCAAAGTAGACTTGAGAAATATGGAATTGAGCCTTTCAAAGTAACAGTGGAAGGACGCTTGAATCGATTTTTACATAAAATGAGCAAGTTTATAAACTATGAAGATCATGTAATGCTGCTACAAAAAATGGCTGACAGCATCATAGACGCTTGTAAAGaggctgtaatggaaaaaatgtcAAAACGTACAAATTACCATGAAACTGACATCCAGGAGATTCTGCACCTGATTGATGGtcaactacaaaacaatcagGATGTTGACACAGACATCACATTTGAGGTTTTTCTAAAACAGCACATCTGTGGATTTGCAGCCAGAAACTTCCAGAAAATGCACAAAGAGTTTCTTCATATGAATGATCCTCACACATGTCTGAACCAAAACAAGTTCAAATTCTGTGCTGATTTCAAAGATCTGTTCCATGAACGAGACCAGTGTCAGAAGAAGGCAGAAGAATTCACCAACCAATGTTTGAAGCCTGCAGTTGAAGACTTTGTCAAACGTTCCCTGGGTCCTGATATCATTGGTGAAATGATGACGATGCAGCAGTTCAGTACACGGATGTTCTTCCAGTTTTCAGTTTTACAGGATTTACTTGAAAAGAATCAATTTAAGAGCTATTGCAGTTACATTTCTTCATATGAAAATTATGTCAAAAACTGGATATTAAACCAAATAGTGACTCGCTTCTCAGATGGTCCTAAGATGTCTGAGTTTGAGGATCAGTGTCTTCAGTCAGCTATAAATAGCATAAATGCTGCCATCAACAAGGCCAAAACAGGGAAGAATATTgactttaaaacatttgttgaAGACGTCTGTAGAGAACTAGGGGATAAACTGGTAATTTCCCAGAATGCTCTTGGTGCTTTTATGATCTTGAACAACGCTGACAAGGACCAGTTTGCTCACTGGCTCACAGAAAACGTGAAGGACATGGGACAAACTCTTAGAGATGATTTTTCAACATTAGACATTAAAATGAAACTCAAACGTCTCCATGTAAAACCTCAGAATGAGCTTTTCACCAAACTGATAGGATGTGGAAAACAGTGTCCTTTCTGCAGCTCACCCTGTGAGGCTGGAGCAACGCAACATACTGAGCATTTTGCTTCACTGCATCGACCACAAGGCTTGGGTCGATGCAGGTGGACCAGGACAAACAAACTTGTTACTGACATCTGCTCATCTTTAGTGGTCAGCGATTGCCAGTTTCTCTGTGATGCTACAAATAATAGATACTGTCCTTACAAGCGTTACAAAGAAATTTTTCCAGACTGGAAAATTCCCCCAGATGAAAGTCTTGAAGCATCAGAGTATTGGAAATTTGTGATCGCAAGATTCAACAAAGACTTTGCTAAAGAATATAAAACAGATCCTGCTGATATTCCCTGCACTTGGTACAACATTACACCTAAGCAGGCAGAGGACAGTCTGAAAGTGTCTTTTAATGTTAAATGA